From Granulicella sp. WH15, the proteins below share one genomic window:
- a CDS encoding lasso peptide biosynthesis B2 protein → MPIENDLGTDMEPFRLVLVVPESKEILVTRNAGEYKLPLCLVPKWERVAASLQQAIFDTWDIKSYLIDLLPGLSSFPDCAVAEILSLPQHNRMVRIRLEQLDDSELSPQQRESIIALFNGDQKERGPLYRIGWLHDAIRWIQDETGQTVSLPAGIRQFNAGNKSTLLRFSTNEGKVYWLKALSGEGETELAITQLLASKNPEALPPLIAAHQQWSAWLMEDFGEPISLEPGLTELKQAVAVMAKLQFDSTKYTNELLQAGALDRSPAFMHGRCSELFSYVAEAMSKQRSTRLPQLSVERISYLDTMVQEACLRMNDLRIPNGVVHGNINRGNILFDGLRCRITDWQETYVGNPLVALQHLILRSPAETRPSIESDLKSYYKIIWAPLVPSSRMDVAFALMPLVAAVTALYGKGDWLHSERRNEDGYLRYARSIVRHIDRSVELQEVKDALSNSAISVSPLSTQCDGSRPDAYPSSEFPLVSAAEPHDTAVVEIAASSPARESISSLRLMHKAELVCEAYCFLLFIDLVMHIGGAKLVYRTMGAFRSVAPIKKRASVSSELCFAVDMACVLYVKRVRCLQHSAALALLLRTYGWDADLVVGGRLFPTDFHAWVQIGPSVINDRNYVVSSYLVLERC, encoded by the coding sequence ATGCCTATAGAGAACGATCTTGGAACCGACATGGAACCATTCCGACTTGTCTTGGTCGTACCGGAGTCAAAGGAAATTCTAGTCACACGCAACGCCGGAGAATATAAGCTACCGCTCTGTCTGGTCCCGAAGTGGGAAAGAGTGGCGGCGTCGCTCCAGCAGGCCATATTCGATACGTGGGACATCAAAAGTTATTTGATTGACCTTCTGCCAGGTCTTTCCAGTTTCCCTGATTGTGCTGTGGCAGAGATACTCTCTTTGCCACAGCACAATAGGATGGTCCGCATTCGCCTGGAGCAATTGGATGATTCAGAGCTTTCGCCTCAACAGCGGGAATCCATAATCGCTCTTTTCAATGGCGATCAAAAGGAAAGAGGGCCTCTTTATCGCATTGGATGGCTGCATGATGCGATTCGATGGATTCAGGATGAAACAGGACAGACGGTTTCGCTCCCAGCGGGCATTAGGCAATTTAACGCGGGAAACAAGAGCACCTTACTTCGGTTCTCCACAAACGAGGGCAAGGTCTACTGGCTCAAGGCGCTTTCAGGGGAGGGCGAGACTGAACTAGCCATCACTCAACTGCTGGCTAGTAAGAACCCTGAAGCGTTGCCTCCGTTGATTGCTGCACATCAACAGTGGAGCGCATGGCTTATGGAAGATTTTGGTGAACCCATTAGCCTGGAACCGGGCTTGACAGAGCTAAAACAGGCTGTCGCGGTAATGGCGAAGTTGCAATTTGATAGTACGAAATATACAAATGAGCTTCTTCAAGCAGGAGCATTAGATCGGAGCCCTGCATTCATGCACGGACGTTGCTCTGAACTTTTTTCCTATGTGGCAGAGGCAATGTCAAAACAAAGATCCACACGACTTCCGCAGCTCTCCGTTGAACGGATTAGCTATTTGGACACGATGGTTCAGGAAGCATGTCTTCGAATGAACGATCTCCGCATTCCAAACGGTGTAGTGCATGGAAATATAAATCGCGGCAATATATTGTTTGACGGCCTCCGTTGCAGGATTACTGACTGGCAGGAGACTTATGTTGGAAATCCTTTAGTTGCTCTTCAACATTTGATTCTTAGAAGTCCCGCCGAAACACGGCCTAGTATCGAAAGTGATCTAAAAAGCTATTACAAGATTATCTGGGCGCCCCTAGTTCCATCCTCCAGGATGGATGTCGCCTTCGCCCTGATGCCACTTGTCGCAGCCGTCACGGCCCTCTATGGAAAAGGTGACTGGCTGCATTCAGAACGACGTAACGAGGATGGATATCTGCGATATGCGCGCAGCATCGTACGTCACATAGACAGAAGCGTCGAGTTACAGGAAGTAAAAGATGCTCTGTCCAATTCAGCAATTTCAGTTTCTCCACTGTCAACTCAATGTGACGGCTCGCGTCCAGATGCTTATCCAAGCAGCGAATTCCCACTGGTCAGTGCCGCGGAGCCACACGACACAGCCGTCGTTGAGATTGCTGCTTCAAGCCCTGCCAGGGAATCCATATCATCGTTGCGCCTCATGCATAAAGCAGAGCTGGTTTGTGAAGCTTATTGTTTTCTGCTTTTTATTGACTTAGTTATGCATATAGGGGGCGCAAAGCTTGTCTATAGGACAATGGGTGCATTTCGATCAGTCGCACCGATCAAGAAACGTGCATCCGTTAGCTCTGAGCTTTGTTTTGCGGTGGATATGGCCTGCGTCTTATACGTCAAACGAGTTCGCTGCCTCCAGCATTCTGCCGCCTTAGCACTCTTATTGAGAACATACGGCTGGGATGCCGATCTCGTAGTTGGCGGAAGATTATTTCCAACTGACTTCCACGCTTGGGTTCAGATAGGACCCTCCGTTATCAACGATAGGAACTATGTTGTCAGTAGCTATTTAGTGCTAGAGCGTTGCTGA
- a CDS encoding PqqD family protein, producing the protein MSTSGVRLHVAREQDGGILFNRDSNAIVPINSTGAFVWQRLNEGQTTAEIIESIAQATGGETNVIANDVRAFLDDLRAKNCLPQGFGG; encoded by the coding sequence ATGAGTACCTCTGGTGTACGTCTTCATGTGGCACGGGAGCAGGACGGCGGGATTCTCTTCAATCGGGACAGCAATGCGATTGTGCCGATCAATTCCACTGGGGCCTTTGTATGGCAGCGGCTCAATGAAGGCCAAACGACGGCTGAGATTATTGAGAGTATCGCTCAGGCTACTGGTGGAGAAACGAACGTAATTGCGAATGATGTGCGGGCCTTCCTCGATGACCTTCGTGCGAAGAATTGCTTGCCGCAGGGTTTTGGAGGATAG
- a CDS encoding zincin-like metallopeptidase domain-containing protein: protein MEYQSNNSSNSASSGSIRRQPQTAKGVIAAKPSIYQTVTDRILSSLKAGVIPWEKPWQTPHFTGGPFPRNFRTGKPYRGVNVFLLWSSPYNSPFWLTFKQAQKLKGTVRKGEKGTQIVFYKQLRDRRKEDETTRKENDRAPFVLCYYTVFNVEQCDGLTLSQIEQPTTAPEIDADETCEAIVAGWENRPALHLTSATECRAYYRPSTDSVHMPARSRFVDAPHYYSTLFHELIHSTGHESRLNRTFGDRFGDELYSKEELVAEMGAAFLCAIAEIANEHTDRNTTAYIQSWISKLEEDNRLIVHAAANAQKAVDSILGSIFAEEAEEDAAVLHPPVYVAAELAEVA, encoded by the coding sequence ATGGAATATCAAAGCAACAACAGCAGCAACAGCGCATCCAGCGGCAGCATTCGCCGACAGCCCCAGACGGCGAAAGGAGTAATCGCCGCCAAGCCCAGCATCTACCAGACCGTTACCGACCGCATCCTGTCCAGCCTCAAAGCTGGCGTCATTCCGTGGGAGAAGCCGTGGCAGACCCCGCACTTCACCGGAGGCCCATTCCCGCGCAACTTCCGCACCGGCAAGCCCTATCGCGGAGTCAACGTCTTTTTGCTTTGGTCCAGCCCCTATAACTCCCCTTTCTGGCTCACGTTCAAACAGGCGCAAAAGCTAAAAGGCACCGTCCGCAAGGGAGAGAAAGGGACGCAGATTGTCTTTTACAAACAGCTACGCGACCGCAGGAAGGAGGACGAAACCACCCGCAAAGAGAACGACCGCGCCCCCTTCGTTCTCTGCTATTACACCGTGTTCAACGTGGAGCAGTGCGACGGCCTCACGCTTTCGCAGATCGAGCAGCCCACGACTGCCCCGGAGATTGACGCGGACGAAACCTGCGAAGCCATCGTTGCCGGATGGGAGAATCGCCCCGCTCTTCATCTGACCAGTGCGACCGAGTGCCGCGCTTACTACCGGCCAAGCACCGATTCCGTCCACATGCCCGCCCGCTCCCGCTTTGTGGACGCCCCCCACTACTACAGCACCTTGTTTCACGAACTCATCCACAGCACCGGCCACGAAAGCCGTCTGAATCGCACCTTTGGCGACCGCTTCGGAGATGAGCTTTACAGCAAGGAGGAGCTTGTAGCCGAGATGGGCGCGGCCTTTCTTTGCGCCATTGCGGAGATTGCTAACGAGCACACCGACCGCAACACCACCGCCTACATCCAGAGCTGGATTTCCAAGCTGGAAGAGGATAACCGCCTCATCGTTCACGCCGCCGCCAATGCACAAAAGGCAGTGGATTCCATCCTTGGCAGCATCTTCGCAGAGGAGGCAGAAGAAGACGCCGCCGTGTTGCATCCGCCCGTCTACGTCGCGGCGGAACTTGCGGAGGTGGCCTAA
- a CDS encoding ParB N-terminal domain-containing protein yields METTVTNATEYRNVSLSLLTESKTNPRRTFEDAALQELAASIRAQGVLSPLLVRPLNERSFEAGVCREGEDREGPSLRTKNY; encoded by the coding sequence ATGGAAACCACCGTCACCAATGCCACCGAATACCGCAACGTCTCGCTTTCACTTCTCACCGAATCGAAGACGAACCCGCGCCGCACGTTCGAGGATGCGGCATTGCAGGAGCTTGCAGCCAGCATTCGCGCTCAGGGAGTTCTCTCGCCCCTGCTTGTGCGTCCGTTGAATGAACGCAGCTTCGAGGCAGGAGTTTGCCGCGAAGGAGAAGACCGGGAAGGCCCCAGCCTCCGAACAAAAAACTACTAA
- a CDS encoding DUF3800 domain-containing protein, with amino-acid sequence MRCFAYADESGNSGLRLFADQQDTFWTGTLISFSDLDSKYATFHRELLAVSGKDELHGNELGFGRIEKIAGRLAWFIREKKLRFSFVRIFKPYLATSKMFDLAFDAGVNPAVPPQTYGVRFLRQINLLHFAQLLGTDDLNEFWSLFEAQSSERFGKLLADVRDRVKGAPYDQRSIQILTESLDWASRHPAEVLDGFGERDSPNFVAFTGIFEHLHAFHKETGHTIGSFVHDEQDQFISKFIETFDLLSKFQGDESGPLSIASDITPISTFDCNLDIRSSIDSFGLQIIDVCMWLAKRVIEQNNIPRGNCATLWKGLIERSYIKEFDFDTLAREVEASANLLEKRPLSAEQVADAKRTLTAIEDARKKRLSLNP; translated from the coding sequence ATGAGGTGCTTTGCTTACGCTGACGAATCCGGCAATTCTGGTCTCAGGCTCTTTGCTGACCAGCAGGATACTTTCTGGACCGGCACGCTAATCTCGTTTTCCGATCTCGATAGCAAGTACGCCACTTTCCACCGAGAGTTGCTCGCCGTCAGCGGAAAAGATGAACTTCATGGCAATGAACTCGGCTTCGGGCGAATCGAGAAGATCGCCGGTCGTTTGGCTTGGTTCATCCGCGAGAAGAAGCTGCGATTCTCATTTGTTCGCATCTTCAAGCCATATCTAGCAACCTCGAAGATGTTCGACCTAGCGTTCGACGCTGGTGTGAATCCTGCTGTGCCGCCGCAGACTTATGGTGTGCGCTTCCTTCGGCAGATCAACCTGCTCCACTTCGCTCAACTCCTTGGTACAGACGATCTAAATGAGTTTTGGTCGCTCTTTGAGGCTCAGTCGTCCGAACGATTTGGGAAGCTCTTGGCTGATGTACGAGATCGGGTTAAAGGCGCGCCCTATGACCAGCGCAGCATCCAGATACTGACTGAATCGCTCGATTGGGCCAGCAGGCACCCGGCAGAAGTTTTAGACGGTTTTGGAGAACGTGATTCGCCGAATTTTGTGGCCTTCACGGGAATCTTTGAGCATCTCCATGCCTTCCATAAGGAGACGGGGCACACAATCGGAAGCTTTGTTCACGATGAACAAGATCAATTCATATCGAAGTTCATTGAAACGTTCGATTTGTTATCGAAGTTTCAAGGGGACGAGAGCGGCCCTTTATCCATAGCCTCGGACATAACCCCGATTTCGACCTTTGACTGCAATCTGGATATCCGTTCTTCAATAGATAGTTTTGGCCTCCAGATAATTGACGTTTGCATGTGGTTGGCAAAGCGGGTGATCGAACAAAACAACATCCCCCGTGGCAACTGCGCGACCCTTTGGAAAGGCTTGATCGAGCGGAGCTACATTAAGGAGTTTGATTTCGATACGCTTGCCCGGGAGGTCGAGGCTAGTGCAAATCTGTTAGAGAAACGCCCATTGTCCGCCGAACAAGTCGCAGATGCAAAACGAACACTCACAGCTATCGAAGATGCTCGTAAGAAGCGCCTGTCTTTGAATCCCTAG
- a CDS encoding tetratricopeptide repeat protein yields the protein MFKRLALAVAAALAIGTLSAQSNGAANEKNNGAAQSQPAVHASNSIDKQTNSETNDAKPDNNPPASDTATAYWWKKPEWWTLIVTALAAGIVGWQSWETRKAAQASLLGAQASSAQVEHAKSTQRAQLSVELAPPEFNLEPKLGGYPVDFRITVYGTTRAYVLNDSIIVYLSKSKRTAGAWKSFGLPRNLTPEDSPYDGKTLIHDTEFLPEAETDMNKFYSVRRGEDGYTLYADGQIYYRDIFGDEWVLEIDRYWDTMAKMWGPYGSGRHDRHRKASQPNQDKAPNLN from the coding sequence ATGTTCAAACGTTTGGCCTTGGCAGTTGCCGCAGCCCTCGCAATTGGTACGCTGTCCGCCCAATCAAACGGCGCTGCCAATGAGAAAAATAACGGGGCAGCACAGAGCCAACCAGCCGTTCATGCGTCGAACAGCATAGACAAACAGACCAACAGCGAAACAAATGATGCCAAACCCGACAATAACCCGCCAGCCTCGGACACAGCCACCGCCTATTGGTGGAAAAAGCCCGAGTGGTGGACTTTGATTGTTACGGCACTGGCTGCTGGAATTGTTGGCTGGCAGTCTTGGGAAACCCGCAAGGCGGCGCAAGCCTCTCTGTTGGGCGCTCAGGCCAGCAGCGCTCAGGTCGAACACGCTAAGAGCACCCAGAGAGCGCAACTTAGCGTTGAACTTGCGCCCCCGGAATTCAACCTTGAGCCAAAGTTGGGTGGATATCCCGTCGATTTCCGAATCACGGTTTACGGTACAACCCGCGCATACGTTCTCAATGATTCGATCATCGTCTATTTGAGCAAGTCGAAGAGAACTGCCGGTGCTTGGAAAAGTTTCGGTCTTCCTCGCAATCTGACTCCGGAGGACAGCCCTTACGACGGGAAAACTCTCATTCACGATACCGAGTTTCTTCCGGAGGCCGAGACCGACATGAACAAGTTCTATTCCGTCCGCAGGGGCGAGGATGGGTACACGCTGTATGCCGATGGGCAGATTTACTATCGGGATATATTCGGAGATGAGTGGGTTCTTGAGATAGACCGCTACTGGGACACTATGGCTAAGATGTGGGGACCGTATGGCAGCGGAAGGCATGACAGACACCGCAAGGCATCCCAACCCAATCAAGATAAGGCCCCCAATCTCAATTAG
- a CDS encoding helix-turn-helix domain-containing protein produces MINVLQTDKQITIIAALAEGSSICSIERMTGVHRDTIMRLGVKVGQGCTALMDSTMRDLTCNRLEMDEIWGFIGKKDRHVRDGDDPRLGNVWPFCAIDAEIKLVPAFRVGNRDAETAVGLHFAYYNFVRRHNTIRCTPAMAAGVTPTFWTAGDLVEATA; encoded by the coding sequence ATGATCAACGTCTTACAAACCGATAAGCAAATCACAATTATCGCGGCGCTGGCCGAAGGCTCAAGCATTTGTTCAATTGAGCGTATGACGGGCGTTCATCGCGACACGATCATGCGGCTAGGCGTAAAAGTCGGACAGGGCTGCACGGCGTTGATGGATTCCACCATGCGCGACCTCACTTGCAATCGGCTGGAGATGGACGAGATTTGGGGATTCATCGGCAAGAAAGATCGCCACGTCCGAGACGGAGATGATCCGCGGTTAGGCAACGTATGGCCGTTCTGCGCGATTGATGCAGAGATAAAGTTGGTTCCTGCGTTCCGAGTAGGCAATCGAGATGCTGAGACGGCGGTTGGCTTGCACTTCGCTTATTACAATTTTGTGCGCCGCCACAATACGATCCGCTGTACTCCGGCAATGGCCGCTGGAGTTACACCTACTTTTTGGACGGCCGGAGACTTGGTGGAGGCGACTGCATGA
- a CDS encoding recombinase RecA gives MATTSTIRLQIESALADKIPSALTPAPRLIRPITETGIGSLDELLHGGLPVGVLSEVIGPECSGRTDIALSFVAHLTQASKVCAWIDASNAFDPVSAAAAGIDLARLLWVRCGVTAETTTTRRARSFVLPEKYLAPRPAKQGLHGGGFGSHPRNEVKGISNAVGDLLQTKLFAPRCAEPQRRVREERQEFTPASRMTVTNALLTTAARKPWSRIEQALKAADLLLQVGGFSAVVLDLSSMAPSFVSRIELSTWFRYRAAAEKTQSSVLLLAQHACAKSAAELAIHLRPAEILADETTVFTGIQPHAEIKRQRFAETPSNVVPMRKPPQSAQWQSRTPWAGAR, from the coding sequence ATGGCTACCACTTCTACAATTCGGCTCCAGATTGAATCAGCGCTCGCGGATAAGATTCCGTCAGCCCTCACTCCGGCCCCAAGGCTGATCCGGCCAATAACCGAGACAGGGATCGGTTCGCTCGATGAATTGTTGCATGGCGGACTGCCAGTTGGCGTCCTGAGCGAAGTAATCGGCCCTGAATGTTCCGGACGGACAGACATCGCACTTTCGTTTGTAGCGCACCTTACGCAAGCGTCGAAGGTCTGCGCATGGATCGACGCTTCGAATGCTTTCGACCCGGTTTCTGCTGCCGCAGCCGGAATCGATCTTGCCCGGCTTCTGTGGGTACGGTGTGGCGTCACAGCAGAGACGACAACAACTCGCCGGGCACGCAGTTTCGTGCTGCCGGAAAAGTACCTTGCTCCACGACCTGCGAAACAGGGCCTGCATGGTGGAGGCTTTGGTTCCCATCCGCGCAATGAAGTGAAGGGAATCTCCAATGCCGTCGGCGATCTCCTTCAGACGAAGTTGTTCGCCCCGCGTTGCGCAGAACCACAACGAAGGGTGCGTGAGGAGAGACAGGAATTCACACCGGCATCTCGAATGACTGTGACCAACGCCCTCCTTACCACCGCTGCGCGGAAACCGTGGTCGCGGATCGAACAGGCATTGAAAGCGGCGGACCTTCTTTTGCAGGTGGGAGGATTCAGCGCCGTGGTGCTCGACCTGTCCAGTATGGCTCCGTCGTTTGTATCGCGTATCGAGCTTTCGACCTGGTTCCGTTACCGCGCAGCGGCAGAGAAAACACAATCGAGCGTGCTCCTCCTTGCCCAACATGCATGTGCCAAGAGCGCTGCGGAGCTGGCAATTCATCTTCGGCCAGCGGAGATCCTGGCGGACGAAACTACGGTCTTTACTGGAATTCAGCCGCACGCGGAGATCAAACGGCAGCGCTTTGCTGAGACTCCCAGCAATGTCGTCCCCATGCGAAAGCCACCACAGAGTGCACAATGGCAGAGCCGCACGCCGTGGGCGGGTGCGCGATGA
- a CDS encoding DNA polymerase Y family protein — translation MTKPPELYACLYVREFPGQALLRLRADLHGRPCVVLEGEPPSERVCSLNSKARLQGIRHGMTRVEVETFPDPVILSRSPTAESGAKSILLECAGAFSPRIEECSNDLAFLCVIDIAGTRGLFGPPAMLAQSLLQRVRSLGISARITVSHNFHAAASLARGPLSKSAIQIISLNEEADALSPLPLTVLDLTEAQAETFALWGIRSLGALAALPEKELIARTGQEGRRLRELALGIHPHLFQPIEPPYILEERIEFDAPVEPLDSLLLAVGVILDQLILRATARVFSLSALTVTLTLDDGGLHTRTIRPAQPSTDKQLWIKLLHLDMQAHPPSAAILAVTASAEPGSTTKIQLGLFSPQLPEADRLDVTLARIRAIVGENNVGRAVLQDSHSTEPFRMEAFTVPSGESDVAAAEQARASIRKLRPLESASVTLQNLRPSMFFFREQRYVVERAYGPWIVGGDWWAQTLWGCEQWDLIARSQDGSMLYCCMMRDLLEHKWQMAALYD, via the coding sequence ATGACGAAGCCTCCGGAACTGTACGCGTGTCTCTACGTGCGGGAGTTTCCCGGTCAGGCATTGCTGCGTCTTCGTGCGGACCTGCATGGCAGACCATGCGTTGTCCTCGAAGGCGAGCCGCCGTCAGAGCGTGTCTGTTCGCTCAACAGCAAAGCACGCTTGCAGGGCATACGACACGGCATGACGCGTGTAGAGGTCGAGACTTTTCCTGACCCTGTCATCCTGTCACGATCCCCCACAGCGGAATCAGGGGCAAAGAGCATATTGCTCGAATGTGCGGGAGCCTTTTCTCCCCGCATCGAAGAGTGCAGTAATGACCTGGCCTTTCTCTGCGTTATCGATATTGCCGGGACACGGGGACTGTTTGGTCCTCCTGCCATGCTCGCGCAGAGTCTGTTGCAAAGGGTAAGGTCGCTCGGTATCTCGGCTCGAATTACTGTAAGTCATAACTTCCATGCGGCGGCGTCTCTTGCAAGAGGCCCGCTCTCAAAATCGGCGATTCAGATCATCTCACTGAATGAGGAAGCAGACGCATTGAGTCCGCTTCCGTTGACGGTTCTCGATCTGACGGAAGCGCAGGCAGAGACCTTCGCATTATGGGGGATTCGCTCGCTCGGCGCTTTGGCTGCATTGCCGGAAAAAGAGCTGATTGCACGGACGGGGCAGGAAGGGAGACGGCTCCGCGAACTGGCGCTCGGTATCCATCCCCATCTCTTCCAGCCAATCGAACCACCCTACATACTCGAAGAGCGCATAGAGTTCGACGCGCCTGTAGAACCGCTCGATTCATTACTCCTGGCAGTAGGAGTGATACTCGATCAACTCATTCTGAGAGCGACGGCGCGTGTCTTCTCCCTGTCTGCTCTTACGGTCACACTGACACTAGACGACGGAGGATTGCACACGCGAACCATCCGACCGGCACAGCCGAGTACAGATAAGCAGCTCTGGATCAAACTCCTCCATCTCGATATGCAGGCGCATCCGCCGTCCGCTGCAATTCTCGCCGTGACTGCATCGGCGGAGCCAGGCAGCACGACCAAAATCCAGCTCGGTCTCTTTTCTCCCCAGCTTCCAGAGGCAGACCGTCTCGATGTCACGCTGGCGAGGATTCGGGCCATCGTCGGCGAGAACAATGTCGGACGCGCCGTGCTTCAGGATTCGCATTCGACTGAACCATTCCGCATGGAGGCGTTCACCGTGCCCTCCGGTGAGTCCGATGTAGCAGCGGCAGAGCAGGCGCGTGCGTCAATCCGCAAGCTCCGGCCTTTGGAGTCCGCTTCAGTTACATTGCAGAACCTGCGGCCCTCGATGTTCTTTTTCAGGGAGCAGCGCTATGTGGTCGAGCGTGCTTATGGGCCTTGGATCGTCGGAGGCGACTGGTGGGCGCAGACACTTTGGGGATGCGAGCAATGGGATCTCATCGCCCGGTCGCAGGATGGCTCCATGCTCTACTGCTGCATGATGCGCGACCTTCTGGAACACAAGTGGCAGATGGCGGCGCTCTATGACTGA